One window of the Haloarcula halobia genome contains the following:
- a CDS encoding AI-2E family transporter, whose product MGLAFVLAGVLLFVLYSFVGTFVLGLFLYYATRPIYARLRRRIRPPSLAAAVALFVLVLPVVLLFWYTAALGLGELRSLAALDLSGYGELLGPYTDFAGLTAELQTVLQTLVSDPGQLLAESRLRGILTDTATAMTEYLGVVLTGLLHLFVALALAFYLLRDGDRLVAWTHNNFADETLVTYGRAVDSDLKTVFFGNILNALLIGTVGAIVFSILAAIAPPAVPVPVPILLGLLAGAGSLIPVVGMKIVYVPVSLYLAGLAAISDPQLLWFPLVFFAVTFVVVDTIPDLVIRPYVSGRNLHVGAVMFAYIFGPLLFGWYGLFLGPLILVVITDFARVVVPDLVGSGADTRPTSPTGEWVAGGADVTTADGDTRDPDIAAGTDESGQADDSEENPDST is encoded by the coding sequence ATGGGGCTGGCTTTCGTCCTCGCGGGAGTCTTGCTTTTCGTGCTCTATTCGTTCGTCGGAACGTTCGTTCTCGGCCTGTTTCTTTACTACGCGACCCGCCCAATCTACGCCCGTCTGCGGCGACGAATCCGGCCGCCGAGTCTGGCGGCAGCGGTGGCCCTGTTTGTACTCGTACTGCCCGTCGTCTTGTTGTTCTGGTACACGGCCGCGCTTGGTCTCGGGGAACTCCGGTCGCTCGCCGCATTGGACCTGTCTGGCTACGGAGAGCTTCTCGGCCCATACACCGACTTCGCCGGTCTGACAGCGGAACTCCAAACGGTGCTCCAGACGCTCGTATCCGATCCTGGACAGCTCCTGGCGGAATCGCGTCTCCGAGGCATCCTAACGGATACCGCCACAGCGATGACGGAGTACCTCGGAGTCGTTCTCACGGGACTGCTCCACCTGTTTGTCGCGCTGGCGCTCGCGTTCTACCTGCTTCGAGACGGCGACCGCTTGGTCGCGTGGACCCACAACAACTTCGCCGACGAAACGCTGGTCACCTACGGACGTGCGGTGGATTCCGACCTCAAGACTGTCTTCTTCGGGAACATTCTGAACGCACTGCTTATCGGGACCGTCGGCGCGATCGTGTTTTCGATCCTCGCGGCGATCGCGCCGCCGGCCGTTCCAGTTCCGGTCCCGATCCTGCTCGGTCTGCTCGCCGGTGCCGGCAGTCTCATTCCTGTCGTTGGAATGAAGATCGTCTACGTCCCGGTCTCACTCTATCTCGCCGGCCTGGCCGCGATCTCTGATCCCCAACTACTCTGGTTTCCGCTCGTTTTCTTCGCCGTCACGTTCGTCGTCGTGGACACGATCCCGGACTTGGTGATCCGTCCGTACGTCTCGGGGCGAAACCTCCACGTCGGTGCGGTAATGTTCGCATACATCTTCGGCCCGCTATTGTTCGGGTGGTACGGGCTCTTTCTCGGACCCCTGATTCTCGTCGTCATCACGGACTTCGCACGCGTGGTCGTTCCAGATCTAGTCGGATCGGGTGCGGACACGCGGCCGACCTCGCCGACCGGCGAATGGGTTGCTGGAGGGGCAGACGTAACTACGGCTGACGGTGATACTCGTGACCCCGATATCGCGGCCGGGACCGACGAATCCGGACAAGCCGACGATTCCGAGGAGAACCCTGACTCGACGTGA
- the aglM gene encoding UDP-glucose 6-dehydrogenase AglM, with the protein MNVSIVGSGYVGTTVAACLADLGHHVTTIDVDEDVVAAVNAGESPIHEPGLDELVAEHGGGRLRATTDYAVVPETDLTMLALPTPSNEDGSIDLQYMEAGAASVGEALAAVDRDGPHLVVTKSTVVPTTTDDVLAARIAEAGLERGRDFLVASNPEFQREGTAVADFLNPDKLVFGTDDDRALATLHELYAPLREAADGEVPVVETGIAEAEMIKYANNTFLAAKVSLINDIGNICKELGVDAYAVADAIGLDDRIGEQFLRSGVGWGGSCFPKDTDAIISAARERGYDPKMLSAAVELNDAQPERLLSLLDEHVDVSDKRVAVLGLAFKPGTDDIRNTRAVPVIEGLQARSAAVVAYDPVATENMREQYPAIEYADSAAAALEEASGAVVVTDWDEFAALDDEFDAMADPVVVDGRRIVERREGITYEGLTW; encoded by the coding sequence ATGAACGTCAGCATCGTCGGCAGCGGGTACGTCGGTACCACTGTCGCAGCGTGTCTCGCCGACCTCGGCCATCACGTCACGACCATCGACGTCGACGAGGACGTCGTCGCGGCCGTCAACGCCGGCGAGTCCCCCATCCACGAACCCGGCCTGGACGAACTGGTCGCCGAACACGGTGGCGGGCGCCTCCGGGCGACCACCGACTACGCCGTCGTCCCCGAGACGGACCTGACGATGCTGGCCCTGCCGACACCCTCCAACGAAGACGGAAGCATCGACCTCCAGTACATGGAGGCCGGGGCGGCCTCGGTCGGGGAGGCCCTGGCCGCCGTCGACCGCGACGGCCCGCACCTGGTGGTCACGAAGTCGACCGTCGTCCCGACGACCACCGACGACGTCCTCGCGGCCCGCATCGCCGAGGCCGGCCTCGAACGCGGCCGGGACTTCCTCGTGGCCTCGAACCCCGAGTTCCAGCGGGAGGGGACCGCCGTCGCCGACTTCCTGAACCCCGACAAACTCGTCTTCGGGACCGACGACGACCGGGCGCTCGCCACCCTCCACGAACTGTACGCCCCGCTCCGCGAGGCCGCTGATGGCGAGGTGCCCGTCGTCGAGACCGGCATCGCCGAGGCCGAGATGATAAAGTACGCCAACAACACCTTCCTCGCCGCGAAGGTGAGCCTCATCAACGACATCGGGAACATCTGCAAGGAGCTCGGCGTCGACGCCTACGCGGTGGCAGACGCCATCGGCCTGGACGACCGCATCGGCGAGCAGTTCCTCCGGAGTGGGGTCGGCTGGGGGGGAAGTTGTTTTCCGAAAGACACAGATGCAATAATATCTGCCGCCCGCGAGCGCGGGTACGACCCGAAGATGCTCTCGGCGGCCGTCGAACTCAACGACGCCCAGCCCGAACGCCTGCTCTCCCTGCTGGACGAACACGTCGACGTCAGCGACAAGCGCGTCGCGGTACTGGGCCTGGCGTTCAAGCCGGGGACCGACGACATCCGCAACACCCGCGCGGTGCCGGTCATCGAGGGGTTACAGGCCCGCAGTGCGGCGGTCGTCGCCTACGACCCCGTCGCCACCGAGAACATGCGCGAGCAGTACCCCGCCATCGAGTACGCGGACTCGGCCGCCGCCGCGCTGGAGGAGGCGTCCGGTGCGGTGGTCGTCACCGACTGGGACGAGTTCGCGGCCCTGGACGACGAGTTCGACGCGATGGCAGACCCCGTCGTGGTCGACGGCCGCCGCATCGTCGAGCGCCGCGAGGGCATCACCTACGAGGGACTGACGTGGTAG
- a CDS encoding class I SAM-dependent methyltransferase, with translation MSEEATSDRRLAVVVGKPRAQSVIDALDAEGVYDADRSVRSWDTDSVAVPVTDSPSSVEVREVVQQVGEPRLRTLEDHLRQRGWTEGELDRAPSSWAVVGSVVLVDVGDAPRPEELGQALLALHGEADTVLARGGISGAHREPDVEVVAGEGDTETVHTEHGTQYGLDLAEVMFSPGNKAERARMGEVVSEGERVLDMFAGIGYFTLPMARAGAQVTAVERNPTAFRYLIENLVRNGVDDRVQPYRADCRAVVAGLGETETVDRVMMGYYEAHEYLDSALAALRSGGVVHMHEATPEALVFDRPVKRLETAAADADRSVEVLATREVKGYSEGVAHVVVDARIT, from the coding sequence ATGTCTGAGGAAGCAACCAGCGACCGGCGGCTCGCCGTCGTGGTGGGCAAGCCCCGTGCCCAGTCGGTCATCGACGCACTCGACGCGGAGGGCGTCTACGACGCCGACCGGAGCGTCCGCTCGTGGGACACCGACAGCGTCGCCGTTCCGGTGACCGACTCGCCGTCCTCGGTCGAGGTCCGCGAGGTCGTCCAGCAAGTGGGCGAACCGCGACTACGAACCCTCGAGGACCACCTCCGCCAGCGCGGCTGGACCGAAGGTGAACTCGACCGGGCCCCCTCGTCGTGGGCCGTCGTCGGGAGCGTCGTCCTCGTCGACGTGGGCGACGCCCCGCGACCCGAGGAGCTCGGGCAGGCGCTGCTGGCGCTACACGGCGAGGCCGACACCGTGCTCGCGCGGGGCGGCATCTCGGGGGCCCACCGCGAACCCGACGTCGAGGTCGTCGCCGGCGAGGGCGACACCGAGACGGTCCACACCGAACACGGGACCCAGTACGGGCTGGATCTGGCCGAGGTGATGTTCTCGCCGGGCAACAAGGCCGAGCGGGCGCGGATGGGCGAGGTGGTCAGCGAGGGCGAGCGCGTGCTGGACATGTTCGCCGGCATCGGCTACTTCACGCTGCCGATGGCCAGGGCCGGCGCGCAGGTCACGGCCGTCGAGCGCAACCCGACGGCCTTCCGCTACCTGATCGAGAACCTGGTGCGAAACGGCGTCGACGACCGGGTGCAACCGTACCGGGCCGATTGCAGAGCGGTCGTCGCCGGCCTGGGCGAGACGGAGACGGTCGACCGCGTGATGATGGGCTACTACGAGGCCCACGAGTACCTCGATTCGGCGCTCGCGGCGTTGCGATCCGGCGGCGTCGTCCACATGCACGAGGCCACGCCCGAGGCGCTGGTCTTCGACCGGCCCGTCAAGCGACTCGAGACGGCCGCGGCCGACGCCGACCGGTCGGTCGAGGTGCTGGCGACGCGCGAGGTGAAAGGGTACAGCGAGGGGGTCGCCCACGTCGTCGTGGACGCCAGAATCACCTGA
- a CDS encoding 60S ribosomal export protein NMD3, which yields MSRSGAFCPQCGDEMSGVPDDRPDLPGARRDSERVLCDACYFEAFELVDAPEEIQVQVCAHCGAVHKGNRWVDVGADDYTDVAVEQVSEALGVHVDAQSIAWQVAPEHLDENNIRMHAEFSGVVRETPVTEEVVVPVSISRGTCERCGKIAGGSFASIVQVRADERDPTDREVARAKSIAEAYVAEREATGDRNAFITETKEIPEGLNMKISTTQMGHGIAKRITAQLGGSYSDSKRLITEDEDGQPVYRMTYAVRLPRYRQGEVIDPEDGDGPVLVRSVQGNLKGVRLATGDHFEASFEDEDAPDAERLGFREDGQPTTLVAVEDANAVQVLDPETFESVTVPRPEYLDTDAEAVPVLKSRAGLHVLPANGADDEDV from the coding sequence ATGAGCCGGTCCGGAGCCTTCTGCCCGCAGTGTGGCGACGAGATGTCGGGCGTGCCCGACGACCGACCGGACCTGCCGGGCGCGCGCCGGGACTCAGAGCGGGTGCTGTGTGACGCCTGTTACTTCGAGGCGTTCGAGCTCGTCGACGCGCCCGAGGAGATCCAGGTCCAGGTCTGTGCCCACTGCGGGGCGGTCCACAAGGGGAACCGCTGGGTGGACGTCGGCGCCGACGACTACACCGACGTCGCCGTCGAACAGGTCAGCGAGGCGCTGGGCGTCCACGTCGACGCCCAGTCAATCGCCTGGCAGGTCGCCCCCGAGCACCTGGACGAGAACAACATCCGGATGCACGCCGAGTTCTCCGGCGTCGTCCGCGAGACGCCGGTCACCGAGGAGGTGGTGGTGCCGGTCAGCATCTCGCGTGGGACCTGCGAGCGCTGCGGGAAGATCGCCGGCGGGTCGTTCGCCAGCATCGTCCAGGTCAGGGCCGACGAGCGCGACCCCACCGACCGGGAGGTAGCGCGAGCAAAATCCATCGCCGAGGCGTACGTCGCCGAGCGCGAGGCCACCGGCGACCGCAACGCCTTCATCACCGAGACGAAGGAGATTCCCGAGGGGCTGAACATGAAGATCTCGACGACCCAGATGGGCCACGGCATCGCGAAACGCATCACGGCCCAGCTGGGTGGCTCCTATTCGGACTCGAAGCGCCTCATCACCGAAGACGAGGACGGGCAGCCGGTCTACCGGATGACCTACGCGGTCCGCCTGCCGCGTTACCGGCAGGGCGAGGTCATCGACCCCGAGGACGGCGACGGCCCGGTGCTGGTCCGGTCGGTCCAGGGGAACCTCAAGGGCGTCCGGCTGGCGACCGGCGATCACTTCGAGGCCAGTTTCGAGGACGAGGACGCCCCGGACGCCGAGCGCCTGGGCTTTCGCGAGGACGGCCAGCCGACGACGCTCGTCGCCGTCGAGGACGCCAACGCCGTCCAGGTGCTCGACCCCGAGACGTTCGAGAGCGTGACGGTTCCACGCCCCGAGTACCTCGACACCGACGCCGAGGCGGTCCCCGTGCTGAAGAGCCGGGCGGGCCTGCACGTGCTGCCAGCGAACGGAGCCGACGACGAGGATGTCTGA
- the fer gene encoding ferredoxin Fer, with protein sequence MPTVEYLNYEVVDDQGWDLYADDLFEKAGDAGLDAEDHGTIEVNEGEYILEAAEAQGYDWPFSCRAGACANCAAIVLEGDIDMDMQQILSDEEVEEKNVRLTCIGSPDADEVKIVYNAKHLDYLQNRVI encoded by the coding sequence ATGCCAACCGTTGAGTACCTTAACTACGAAGTAGTGGACGACCAGGGCTGGGACCTGTACGCCGACGACCTCTTCGAGAAGGCCGGCGACGCCGGCCTCGACGCAGAGGACCACGGAACGATCGAGGTCAACGAGGGCGAGTACATCCTCGAGGCCGCGGAGGCACAGGGCTACGACTGGCCCTTCTCGTGTCGCGCCGGTGCCTGTGCGAACTGTGCCGCAATCGTCCTCGAGGGCGATATCGACATGGACATGCAGCAGATCCTCTCCGACGAGGAGGTCGAAGAGAAGAACGTCCGCCTGACCTGCATCGGCAGCCCCGACGCCGACGAGGTCAAGATCGTCTACAACGCGAAGCACCTCGACTACCTGCAGAACCGCGTCATCTAA
- the htpX gene encoding zinc metalloprotease HtpX has translation MEWQTDWGLRGRMALTMFLLFALYIVFLGALTLYFQNLALIAVVMGGFLFVQFFFSDKIALYSMGAKEVSESEYPELHRTIDRLSQQADLPKPTVAVADSRVPNAFATGRSKKNSAVCVTTGIMNTLDQEELEGVIAHELAHIKNRDVAVMTIASFLSTIAFLIVRWGWLFSGGRNRGGQQQVPVFVAILVSLVVWIVSFLLIRALSRYREFAADRGGAVITGKPAALANALMKIDGRMDKVPKEDLRSEAEMNAFFIIPIKSGWLGRLFSTHPSTEKRVDRLRDLERELEGF, from the coding sequence ATGGAGTGGCAAACCGACTGGGGGCTCCGTGGGCGGATGGCGCTCACCATGTTCCTCCTGTTCGCCCTGTATATCGTCTTCCTCGGTGCGCTGACGCTGTACTTCCAGAACCTGGCGCTCATCGCCGTCGTGATGGGCGGGTTCCTGTTCGTGCAGTTCTTCTTCAGTGATAAGATCGCCCTGTACTCGATGGGGGCCAAAGAGGTCAGCGAGTCGGAGTATCCGGAACTCCACCGCACGATCGACCGGCTCTCCCAGCAGGCCGACCTCCCCAAACCGACGGTGGCCGTCGCCGACTCGCGGGTACCCAACGCCTTCGCGACCGGCCGCTCGAAGAAGAACTCGGCGGTCTGTGTCACGACGGGCATCATGAACACCCTCGACCAGGAGGAACTGGAAGGGGTCATCGCCCACGAACTGGCCCACATCAAGAACCGCGACGTGGCGGTGATGACCATCGCCTCGTTCCTCTCGACGATCGCCTTCCTCATCGTCCGCTGGGGCTGGCTGTTCTCCGGCGGGCGCAACCGCGGCGGCCAGCAACAGGTCCCCGTCTTCGTCGCCATCCTGGTCTCGCTTGTGGTCTGGATCGTCTCGTTCCTGCTCATCCGGGCGCTCAGCCGCTACCGCGAGTTCGCCGCCGACCGCGGCGGGGCGGTCATCACGGGCAAACCGGCCGCGCTGGCCAACGCCCTGATGAAGATCGACGGCCGGATGGACAAGGTCCCCAAGGAGGACCTGCGCTCGGAGGCGGAGATGAACGCCTTCTTCATCATCCCCATCAAGTCGGGGTGGCTGGGCCGCCTGTTCAGCACCCATCCCTCGACCGAGAAGCGCGTCGACCGCCTGCGTGACCTGGAACGCGAGCTGGAAGGCTTCTAA
- the pspAB gene encoding PspA-associated protein PspAB produces MGLLDGLKSALGMKAEADATRDADPDDLFGMSTAYITMEAELGYEPTGEAALCFADVDNTDFRDAMEEVESILEAGKVETGTEATFETDDHGYQWIVFEDPDFEDLLTAIHFAADTLVERRYGSRLLAALFSFEREHDGQPAYWVYSFRRGAYYPFAPDTRESHERDSTAEFKLESNLDGEITLEQEKEYWYPLWPDKPGWHPWE; encoded by the coding sequence ATGGGACTGCTGGACGGACTCAAGAGCGCCCTCGGCATGAAAGCCGAGGCCGACGCCACCCGGGATGCCGACCCGGACGACCTCTTTGGCATGAGCACCGCCTACATCACGATGGAGGCGGAACTGGGCTACGAACCGACCGGCGAGGCGGCCCTCTGTTTCGCCGACGTGGACAACACCGATTTCCGGGACGCCATGGAGGAGGTCGAGTCCATCCTCGAGGCCGGGAAGGTCGAGACCGGCACGGAGGCGACCTTCGAGACGGACGACCACGGCTACCAGTGGATCGTCTTCGAGGACCCGGACTTCGAGGACCTGCTGACCGCGATTCACTTCGCGGCCGACACGCTCGTGGAGCGGCGCTACGGATCGCGCCTGCTCGCGGCGCTCTTTTCGTTCGAGCGCGAGCACGACGGTCAGCCGGCCTACTGGGTCTACTCCTTCCGGCGGGGCGCCTACTACCCGTTCGCGCCCGACACACGCGAGAGCCACGAGCGGGACTCGACGGCGGAGTTCAAACTGGAGAGCAACCTCGACGGCGAGATAACCCTCGAGCAGGAGAAAGAGTACTGGTACCCGCTGTGGCCCGACAAGCCCGGGTGGCACCCGTGGGAGTGA
- a CDS encoding DUF4129 domain-containing protein has protein sequence MNTERIVSLLVVGVVVLAIGFSASALESSMTTEPEDAIDLDNEGFPLGAERGEQIQSATQRLHDQYTDPPETGATSQQPEMAASDSGVNAAVTSGGEAPDSGGPQGTGTTPTDPGIDVVSLLVAALLWVASAVVVYRYRRRLDPLLAALSGAYVDVDDEGDHGAVAMPENDVQRAWAELLSRAGIDEPQRYTPRICARLAIEHGYDTDTVERLRRLFEDVQYGAVSSLETHEQRAREMLERLDGGVR, from the coding sequence ATGAACACCGAACGCATCGTCTCGCTGCTCGTCGTCGGCGTGGTCGTCCTCGCCATCGGGTTCTCGGCCTCGGCGCTCGAGTCGTCGATGACGACGGAACCGGAAGACGCCATCGACCTCGACAACGAGGGTTTCCCGCTGGGCGCCGAGCGGGGCGAGCAGATACAGTCGGCCACCCAGCGCCTCCACGACCAGTACACTGACCCGCCGGAGACCGGCGCGACGAGCCAGCAGCCGGAGATGGCCGCGAGCGATAGCGGCGTGAACGCGGCCGTCACGTCCGGCGGCGAGGCACCGGACTCCGGCGGGCCCCAGGGGACCGGTACCACCCCGACCGACCCCGGGATAGACGTCGTGTCGCTGCTCGTCGCCGCCCTGCTGTGGGTCGCGAGCGCCGTCGTCGTCTACCGGTACCGGCGGCGGCTCGACCCGCTGCTCGCCGCACTGAGTGGCGCCTACGTCGACGTCGACGACGAGGGCGACCACGGAGCCGTCGCGATGCCCGAGAACGACGTCCAGCGGGCCTGGGCAGAACTGCTGAGTCGGGCCGGCATCGACGAGCCACAACGATACACCCCCCGGATCTGCGCCCGGTTGGCCATCGAGCACGGCTACGATACCGACACCGTCGAGCGGCTCCGGCGGCTCTTCGAGGACGTCCAGTACGGCGCCGTCTCGTCGCTCGAGACCCACGAACAGCGCGCCAGGGAAATGCTAGAGCGGCTCGACGGAGGGGTGCGATGA
- a CDS encoding inorganic phosphate transporter: protein MVEVLFAIGIIVAIFVGFNIGGSSTGVAFGPAVGSNTLSKLSAAALMTVFALAGGLIVGPAVVRSLGSDLVATSFSPLISIVVLFFIGFALFLSNVAGVPASTSMTAVGAIAGLGLARGTLNAGLMLEIVSWWLVSPIIAFWVSGVIGRYFYPRLVELFAISQSEGSLVDVDRSGAIPTVTLGENTTPREFVGTTVVIGIGCYMGFSAGASNVANAVAPLVGNGSLAMTPAILLGGGAIGLGAFTIARRTMDTVGNDLTDLPLVAAIVVAAVASTIVTFLSALGIPASFVIIATMSIVGLGWGRATRTTRLTDTVKGEVPVASVGSLTADDAPTVGDRTETPKHPEPIGEESRDDIPKASDLFEPGTTARVIFLQNIVPSIATVAAYLVFRFLPVA from the coding sequence ATGGTCGAGGTTCTCTTCGCTATCGGTATCATAGTGGCTATCTTCGTCGGGTTCAACATCGGCGGCTCCTCGACCGGTGTCGCCTTCGGTCCGGCCGTCGGGAGCAACACCCTCTCGAAGCTATCGGCGGCGGCACTGATGACCGTCTTCGCCCTCGCCGGCGGCCTCATCGTCGGTCCGGCCGTCGTCCGGAGTCTCGGGAGCGACCTCGTCGCCACCTCGTTCTCGCCGCTGATCAGCATCGTCGTCCTCTTTTTCATCGGCTTTGCCCTCTTCCTCTCGAACGTCGCCGGCGTCCCGGCCTCGACGTCGATGACCGCGGTGGGCGCCATCGCCGGTCTCGGCCTCGCCCGGGGGACGCTCAACGCCGGCCTGATGCTCGAGATCGTCTCCTGGTGGCTCGTCTCGCCAATCATCGCCTTCTGGGTCAGCGGCGTCATCGGTCGGTACTTCTACCCGCGGCTGGTCGAACTCTTTGCCATCTCCCAGAGCGAGGGCTCGCTGGTCGACGTCGACCGGTCGGGGGCGATACCGACGGTCACGCTCGGCGAGAACACCACACCCCGGGAGTTCGTCGGCACGACGGTCGTCATCGGCATCGGGTGTTACATGGGCTTCTCGGCGGGGGCGTCGAACGTCGCCAACGCCGTCGCGCCGCTGGTCGGGAACGGTTCGCTGGCCATGACGCCGGCCATCCTGCTCGGCGGTGGCGCCATCGGCCTGGGTGCGTTCACCATCGCCCGGCGGACGATGGACACGGTGGGAAACGACCTCACGGACCTCCCGCTGGTCGCGGCCATCGTCGTCGCCGCCGTCGCCTCGACGATCGTCACCTTCCTCTCGGCGCTGGGCATCCCCGCGAGCTTCGTCATCATCGCGACGATGAGCATCGTCGGCCTCGGGTGGGGGCGGGCGACCCGGACGACGCGCCTGACCGACACGGTGAAAGGCGAGGTGCCGGTCGCCTCCGTCGGGTCGCTGACGGCCGACGACGCGCCGACCGTCGGCGACCGGACCGAGACGCCGAAACACCCCGAACCCATCGGCGAGGAGTCCCGCGACGACATCCCGAAGGCGTCGGACCTCTTCGAACCCGGGACCACGGCGCGGGTCATCTTCCTCCAGAACATCGTCCCCTCAATCGCGACGGTGGCCGCCTACCTCGTCTTCCGGTTTCTGCCGGTCGCCTGA
- a CDS encoding S1C family serine protease, with protein MSDTNSRRQFLLSASVAASGLLAGCTSDLGGGTGSSRETNNSTRTPSSTSTRTPSSTPADQRSQERIRELEQELEEKEQRIEELESQSNRDSDFSDEVRSQALSIGETVRQAVVVLKAGTGGGGTAWFIDDDTLVTNSHVVGDSDSFECWTINGEKFSPSLTGKSDHNNSPYHDVAVLDTDFSPQTTLSLGNSDTLTKGQPVVQVGHPFSVGEWVVALGRYLEESYGGGILSSVPNVSGNSGSPLVDLDGNVVGLTTGNTLQEGGSRGDPEPVPLEVKEEYDSNEVATHESTPIIEQYVTQFS; from the coding sequence ATGTCCGATACTAATTCAAGACGACAATTCCTCCTCTCAGCATCTGTTGCCGCCTCAGGACTCCTTGCAGGCTGCACAAGTGACCTAGGAGGTGGAACAGGCTCCTCAAGAGAAACCAATAATTCCACGAGAACTCCCAGTTCAACTTCCACGAGAACTCCCAGTTCAACTCCCGCAGACCAGAGATCGCAAGAACGAATACGTGAATTAGAGCAAGAACTTGAAGAAAAAGAACAACGAATTGAGGAACTTGAATCCCAATCGAATAGAGATTCCGATTTCTCAGACGAAGTCCGCTCCCAAGCACTTTCCATCGGAGAGACAGTACGACAAGCTGTTGTAGTATTAAAGGCCGGCACCGGAGGTGGTGGGACAGCGTGGTTCATTGATGACGATACTCTTGTAACGAACAGTCACGTTGTTGGTGACAGCGACAGTTTTGAATGCTGGACAATAAACGGTGAAAAATTTTCACCAAGTTTAACTGGTAAATCAGATCACAATAACTCGCCCTATCACGATGTGGCTGTTCTTGACACTGATTTCTCACCACAAACAACACTTTCCCTTGGAAATAGTGACACTCTCACGAAGGGACAACCCGTTGTTCAAGTCGGTCACCCATTTTCAGTCGGTGAATGGGTAGTTGCTCTCGGACGATATCTAGAAGAAAGTTATGGTGGTGGGATACTCTCCTCAGTCCCTAACGTCTCTGGGAACAGTGGCAGTCCACTGGTGGATTTAGACGGAAATGTTGTTGGACTTACGACTGGAAATACACTCCAAGAAGGTGGCAGTCGTGGCGACCCAGAACCTGTTCCGTTAGAAGTCAAAGAAGAATACGATAGCAACGAAGTTGCCACGCACGAGTCCACCCCCATAATCGAACAATACGTCACGCAATTCAGCTAG
- a CDS encoding NAD-dependent epimerase/dehydratase family protein, which produces MTETVIVTGGRGRSGRWICDHLASEGYHVVCVDLDHPGWEVPVRERVEFKAVDVTDGAEVRDLVSEIAPDAVVHWAAIPAPERHAGTRVFDTNVSATYNVLDAAGRAGADVVWASSESAYGLAFAEETPLPAYLPMDEAHPMAPEDPYGTSKVAGEEIAKMVVRRDGVDVASIRPSWIQYPGEYNCLDVVEGDIDGGAGNCWSYVDVRDVTTIVAAALEADLDGHEAFHVAAADNYVGRPTADLVEAFWGELPAECELERDQSALSTAKAQGLLEWEPAHSWREASEETIPEPSLLDE; this is translated from the coding sequence ATGACCGAGACTGTCATCGTCACCGGCGGCCGCGGCCGCTCCGGGCGCTGGATCTGCGACCACCTCGCGAGCGAGGGGTACCACGTCGTCTGCGTCGACTTGGACCACCCTGGCTGGGAGGTCCCCGTCCGCGAGCGCGTCGAGTTCAAGGCCGTCGACGTGACCGACGGCGCGGAGGTCCGGGACCTCGTCAGCGAGATTGCGCCCGACGCCGTCGTCCACTGGGCGGCGATTCCGGCCCCCGAGCGTCACGCCGGCACGCGCGTCTTCGACACCAACGTCTCGGCGACCTACAACGTCTTAGACGCCGCCGGTCGAGCGGGTGCGGACGTCGTGTGGGCCTCGTCGGAGAGCGCCTACGGCCTCGCGTTCGCCGAGGAGACGCCGCTGCCGGCCTACCTCCCGATGGACGAGGCCCACCCGATGGCCCCCGAGGACCCCTACGGCACCTCGAAGGTGGCCGGCGAGGAGATCGCGAAGATGGTCGTCCGCCGGGACGGCGTCGACGTGGCCTCGATTCGCCCCTCGTGGATCCAGTACCCCGGCGAGTACAACTGCCTGGACGTGGTCGAGGGGGACATCGACGGCGGCGCAGGCAACTGCTGGTCGTACGTCGACGTCCGGGACGTCACCACCATCGTCGCGGCCGCGCTCGAGGCAGACCTCGACGGCCACGAGGCGTTCCACGTCGCCGCGGCCGACAACTACGTCGGCCGGCCGACCGCCGACCTCGTCGAGGCGTTCTGGGGCGAACTGCCCGCAGAGTGCGAGCTCGAGCGCGACCAGTCGGCGCTCTCGACGGCGAAGGCACAGGGGCTGCTGGAGTGGGAGCCGGCCCACTCGTGGCGCGAGGCTTCCGAGGAGACGATTCCCGAACCGAGTCTGCTCGACGAGTGA